The genomic region CAAAAaaagtggcggcggcggcgcctcgTCCGGCTCCGGTTACTGTGCTGCCAGCTTCCACTGGAAAAACGAACGACATACTGAACCCCTGCATGTAAATAGGCACATAGGACTGATTTGGATGCGGCTCTACTTTTTTCCAGGGCTTTGACTTTGACCTTTAGCCAACACAAGTGTTTAACAGAAATTTGGGTATTCAAactctctccttcctgtttggATGATTTCAGATTCAGGCAAATGTTGGGGCAGCAGAAGCATCCGCGGGTGCTCACTAAACCGAAAAAGGTTTAAATCTCGATGGACGGGGAAATTAAGCCAAATGGTTGGTAGAGGCATAAATAGTGTGCTCtaaatttttaaaatatatatttttatatttaaaatatgtGTTTTGTGGGATGAGTTGCAGAAATGTGTCGTCCTCACACAACATTGTGCAGTTTGATGGAATGGGGGAATGTGTGACCATTTACTGCAGTTGATATTGTGAAATGGTCAATTGTTACTTTTACTTGTATCATCTGTGTGTTAATACTGGATTATATGTTGTAAAATGTTTTAGAGGGCATGGTTTTAGgatcagaaaaaaatgaaataaaagcaaaccACCAGATTAGtcgtttttcttcatttatgcCGATTATTACATTAGATTAATATGACAATTAAAAACGCTGGGTTACATGTTTCAACCCTTTACAGATTCCTTTTGAGCGCGTGTACACGGTGGTGTCATCAGCTCTATAATCACTTCTGTTTGGCTTTATGGTTTATGGTATCTACATTTCTGCACACACgtaaaaaacaaaagactgaGGGGTCAATATTCACATCTCTGAAAAGCCATATTACATTATGCTGTTGCCATTAACACAATAATGTGAGAAGGTTGGAATTTTTTGCTAAGTGCCCATTGATTGTGGGCTGTTTTTAGGTGTAGGACTGGGTAGACCTCATGACCACAGCTGGGAAGGTGGCTCATATCACCGGCTCTGTACCATAGGCCCGTCCCAAGGGCCCGGCTCCAGATTGAGGTCCTGGGGGTATCACCCTGGGCCTCATGTTCTTCAGCTGGGACTTCAGAAACGCTGTTGGTCAGCCCCATCCCCTTTGAGCTGTTTGCCTTCGGGTGCTCAAAATCCTCCACAATAAGGTGGCAGTTCAAGGATGTATTACTAGCATGTATACTAGCATGGAATAGCCGttaaaaatgaatacagaaaAAAGAATATTCTTTCCCCAAAAGTGAAGCCGAACATAAAAAGGTGTAAAGATACGTCCTCCCTATTCCATAGCTGCGTGACCACCTTTCGGAGCAGGTGTCTGAGAAACGTAGGTCCAAACCATGTTTCCAGttgccccctccctctgcaacagGCTGCTGCCCCGAGGCTGCAGAATTAGTGCAGATCTTTACTGCCCCTCCACCACAACTCCGCTGCCCCTCCAAACAAGTCCTACTGGTTCcgtcctttgttttttttgtgctttcatAAACTTTAACAATATGACACCTGAGTTTGCGTCTAAAATGAACATGGGGGGGATGGTTGTGTGCTCTCCTGACTGGATTAGGCTCACTCATTCTTTCAGATCTATATTTTATCTGTTCATACAGTCATACATTTAGTTATTTATTACATATTTCAGCAATTCAAACTACTACAACAAAGCAGAACATCATCACTAACTTGTGTAGTGTCTGCAAAGACAACGTTGTTCTATTGTATTCTGTCAGAACCGGCTGATGTTTTGACAGCTCTGAATTCTTGTATCTTGAGGGCCCACATTCTCCACTCTGTCCCTGTCCCGAGCTCCATTTCTGTAGATGTGAAGATAATATGAACAAGAAGCAGAACAAGTGCTGCTGTAGGTCAGCTTCATCCGTCTTTGTTCTGCCCACAAACGTCTCACATTTCTCTGTGGTTTGCAGCTAAACAGCAGCGTTTAAATAGCATTAATTAATTGTCTTCAGATGCTCCTTTTGTTCATGATCACAACTGTGTCCAGAGTGTTTTCCTCCACCAAATAGGAAGACGCAGCACTTGTGTTTCCAGGGTAGGTAAAACATCTACAAAGAGTTCTTAATGTGAGGAAATGGGGCCAGAAATGGAGGTAAAGGAAGAGGAATGCTCCTATTTCCCAGCACCCCATTTATCTCTAACAGACACGTAAATGCTGCCGAACCTCATTTGATTGGTCAAAactatttaaaatgtttttaaaaaggacttTTCATGGGTTTAAACTTTATTAATTGTTAAATCAGCCACAGGGAGTCAGAAAACGTTGGAACGGTCAGCAATCCAGCCCGTCTGGATTCCTCGTCTGCAGCGGACGCCACTATTTTCCAAGTGGGTTTAGTAAGTGTTGacaaagcagcagagcagcagattgGTGGCCTGTTGGACTGACACAGGTGGGTGAGCAGCAGCGGGCGTGGCGAGGGAGTTAAGGTGGGACTTGGACTCAGAGCTGATTAAGTGCAGGCAGGTAAAGGAACGTCTGCAGCGGTCACAGAGTTCCGCTGCAGGTAGGAGAAATCAACATTCCTTCACTCTGGCTGTGGAATTCCTGGCTGCTTATTCATTGTAAGTTAGAATGGGGTTCATTTCCAGTTCACCGTCAAACTAGATGTGATTGTTTGATTTTGTAACCGTATGTATTTTTACTGTCTGTGTGAACTTCTTACAACTTATCCAGTTGCTTCTGCTGCcctgaaaacaaaggaaatggaCCCTGAGTACTTCAAATCCTGGGTAAGTTTATGGCCTTTGGCCTGAACGTTCATAACTACCACATTATGACTCCATTCACACTCTTAGAAGAAAGGATTCTAAAAGGAGCTCTTCTGGAGGAACTCGGGTTCTGTGCAGAATATTTTGactctgggaaaaaaagaacattgaAAACACTTCTAAATGCAGGGCACTACTGAACATCTGATAGTGTGTTCTGATGAGCATCCTGTTGTTATCTCCACCACCCACCTGTGAGACATGCATGGAATGTTGAAGTTCAATGTTGAAGTTCAGGTTTCTATGATAAAAGAGGTCATTAGAGCAAGTTTCCTCTTCTTAACCACTCTTTTCTTCTCAGGATCCCGAGGACGGTGAACATTTGGAGCAAGTTGTGAAAGCccatttaagtgtgtgtgtgtgtgtgtgtgtgtgtgtgtgtgtgtgtgtgtgtgtgtgtgtgtgtgtgtgtgtgtgtgtgtggagtgtttatagattttttttttccattcgcTATTTAAGTTTGAAGTCAACATTCTCTGTCAGAAATATTCTAAATTTCATCGCAACTCAAATGCCACCATCAAAATGTGCCACGAGGGGCAGCAGCGGGAACCGTGCAGGAGTCGTGTCAGTGCAGGAGTCGTGTCAGTGCAGGAGTCGTGTCAGTGCAGGAGTTTTCCCTGTGAGCCGATGTCTGACGCTTCCTGTTGATGATCTCATCAGTCGCGCTGTCAGTCCTCACCCATCCAACAGCCAGACATATTTGAGATACTCTGAGTTCAATCACAACCAAAGAGACTTTCAACATCTTGGAATAACACAGAAGTGAGCGTTGATTGAGAAGCCGCTGTCTTTTGTCACTCTAACTATGAAAACTTTGGAATTCCACAGAACATGTCCTGGGGAACCCTTGGAACGGTACGGCCTTTTCCCAATTTCCACCCGGAGCGGGATGCCGTGGAGCTCCAGGCAGCGCTGGAGAAGAAAGGTTCAATATTCAGATCTGCTTcccattcctcctcttcccaaCCATTCCTCCAATTCTAACGTTAATTTCCACTGACTCAGATACGGTGACGCTGGTGAGGATCCTGACCAATCGCAGCAACGCTCAGAGACAAGTGCTTGCTAAGACCTTTGAAGACATTACACAAAAGGTGATCAATTTAGCTCACTTCAATTTAGCATATTCAGACCAGGAGTTAGGATCGGAAACAGCCTATTTTGTTGTGTCGTGCAGCGGTACGAGCAAACATTTAAGTGTGTTTGCTCGCCCATTTGCTTGCGGCTCAAACACGATTCAGCTCGGTGGTAAAGGGCCGAAACGCCGCACCTTTGTTTGGCGAGGAGCAGAAGTGACAACAATTTCACTCTGAATGTTGCTCTTTATGCTATAAGCAAACACTTTTTAAGCATTTTCTGCAGCAGGAGCATAGCTGTCGCTTTATTTATGCGTCTGGTTTGCATCCGTTTCACTGTTTTTGATACAGTAAAGTTCATTTTACAGTTGAGAGGTGTCCAGACCTCGAGGGCcataatccagccaggttttctgttttACCAGACAGAAAATGGGAAGTGCGATCCCGGCTGGATTGCAGCCCTCCTGAACTGAGTCGAACACCCCTCGTTCACACAGTGTACTTTTATTACAATATTTAATTATCAATAAATGAATATGAGAAAgtaaaagaaagcaaaacagTATATTTTTCTGTCGTTAGCATCTAAACAAACACCCGAAATGATAGTAATATAAACTTTCGCCTCTGATGCAGTATAATTTCCAGTTCTTTTGGCTTTTAGGAGTCATAATAAACGGTGGCAGTCACAAATAaacgccacctagtggccattTCTGGCAGTTGTAACTATAAAATGAATTAGATTCCACATATCCTGATACCGACTGCTAATTTTCCCAAACACTGTCCTGAAGGATCCACAGTGGCTGATGACACGACAGCAACAATAACAAGTTCAAAAAAATCCTCATTTATCTAGATTTTAGGTACATTTTAGGGTCATTATGTAAATAAGAAGCAGCACCGACactgggatgggatgggatgggatgggatgggatttGATGATTCTGAGTGTATAACAGGACCTGGAAGGTGCTGTGAAGAAGGCTGTGACTGGAGATCTGGCCGCTCTGCTACTCAGCCTGCTGATGCCTCCTCAGGAACATGATGCTTACCGCTTTCAGCAGGCCATGGCGGTGAGCATGCGGTGTGCATACGTGGTGGGGTGATCATGTGTGCGTTCACACGTAcccttgtgtgtgcgtgcgcaggGTTTAGGCACTGACGAGGAGACGCTGATAGAGATCTTGTCCATGCGATCCAGAAAGCAGCTTGATGACATCAGTGctgcatacacattttgtgagtctCGACTCTTTGTTGTGGCGCCTGCAGCTCAGAAGTGTAAGCGAtcttttgttgtgtttcctgttcTTCAGTGTATAAGAAGGACTTAGagaaggagctgagaggagagacCAGTGGGGACTTTGCCAAACTTGTAGTGGCACTGCTTCATGTAATTATTTCCCTGTAACTTCACCTTTAACCTGTCTGTTAATCTATGTTATGGCAGGAAGCGGTTTTCACTGTaactttatttgtttttcttccttctgcttCCTTCTACAGAAAGAATGTGTTACTGGTTCTGTTCAGAGGGATATGGAGGTACTGTATTCATTAAGTCGCATTTTCCTGCAATAATGCGGAGGTCGAGGTGAAACAATTGCAAGGATATTTCACGCCTGATTCCAATGTTGTCGGTCTGCTcagaaaactgcttttaaaccCGTTGTGACTTCTGCAAATAACCGAGATgttatttctcctttttctgctttttgaaATGCAGTAATAACTGGTCGTTCTTTAGAGGAAGCAGGTTAAAGCCATAACATTGTTTCACCTTTAACCGCATATGAATTCAGCTTCTGCTTTACATTATAGTTCTATTGCTGCGTTTCTTTCATATTATTGTTTAAAGTGTGGTTTGACCTTCTCAGCACTGTAAAATATCAGTTGTGATtgtccttcacttcctcccatTATGGGTAAAAAAAGCCATCTGAAACATTAGATTTATAGCTCTGGTTGTGTGCTGAAATATAAATAACAAAGTTAAAGTCCTTGAGTAGCACTGGATTTGAGGTTTTGTATGTTTTGCTTCCATTCAGACTCTTTTAATAGCAGTAAACTCTAAAAAAGCTGATGGAAAACCCTGGATTGACATGCTGACATCCAGAGACCCAGAGCATCTTAAGAAAGGTGAGACCTGACGAGCTTTTGCTCGGGCCCGTCTCTGATACGCTCTGATCATATGATGTCGTCTGCAGTCCTggcggagctggaggtggagtgTGGCCAGAACGTGGATCACATTTTCGAGAAACGGTTTTCGGGCGATTTTCGATTGGGTTTGAAAGTTTTAGGTAATATTTCACAAGTGAAATATTCTGATCGGTTGCATCTTTCTATATGTTccatcatcatttatttatcttttctcTGGATCTGCATTGTGACAGCACAGTGCATTCAAAGCCCCTACGCCTACCTGGCCAAAAGACTAACCAACACCAAGGTAACGTGGAGGCGTCACCGGTTGGAACGGGTTCTTTTGTGCTCTAATTATTATAAGATTATTGTCTGACTGAAGAGCTGGAAAAATCCTTCAATCTGCTCTCATTGACCAATTTCCAGTTTTTATCCAGATTTATCAGACAGAGGCAGTTGTTGCAATAACCAGGAAATCATAAAATTGCAGCTGTTTCTTTCAATTTCCTCCTAAATTTGGCTTTGTGACAGAATTGCAAACGCTTCTTGCTTGTAAATCCAAACTACCGTCCATCTTTCAGAGCTCAGTGTTGCAGGGAATCATGGTGTCTCATAGTGAGGAAGACTTGCTGTGCATCCGAGTAGCCTATTTGAAGCTAACAGGTGCTTCCCTTTACACATCCCTACAGGTgggtcacacacaaacaggtggAAGATTTATCAGGAAATAACcacatgttgcatttcttttcttttcttatttttattgaaatgaGACTTTGAAAGAGCAGCGTGGCATCATACAACTTTTATATTTGCATTCTGACAACAGAAGCAGTTCAAGGGAGACCATCTGCAGGCTCTGCTGGCCGTCTGCCGCTCAGAAGATTAAACAGAATAAATGTTGAAAGAACGTTTACGGAAGGCcaagtatttctttttttttcttttttaattttgcagCAATTCACTCAATGTTTGGTGCCAAATTGTATCATTTTTTTATGAGgcgattttacatttttagctCAACTTTTCATCTTTTCTAGACTTGTTAGAAATTCTCAAGTTGAGTAAAATGGATCTGAAATGTGAGTAAAAGCAAAAGTCAGCCATTAAGGTACGGCTCCAGTCTCCAGGTTCAAGGTGCAAGTTAAGGTTACAGTGAAATTATGAAAACAATTAATCTATTACTTATTAAATAgcttaaaaatgtgtgtgtgctgcaccctCAAAAGGTCTAACTTGTaactgaaaacaacaaaaaaagttgaatgaaatacaaataaattcattcattcaaattCTTGCATTCTTTCATTacaacatttgtttttctaacaaCGACATTTAATAGAAAATGTTGACGGGAAATTGCAAAACGTGCATATATTACTATAAATTAGTGAGACATTGTACGCAGTACTTTTACAAATATATTTCACATTTCCTAGATGAGGTTCAGTTTCTTAacttaaacattttaattactcCGCTTTAGTTAGATTACACATACCGGTATATAGCTGAGAATCAATCTGTATCTGCAAAGTCAGTCTCATTTGAGTTAATCTGATTCTTTCTACAACATTTTTGGAAGACAATCAAAGCACCCAGAGCACCGCAGACAGAAGAGGGAACAGCAGCGAAGCTGTGAGGACTGAGCCTCCGTTACCCGGGGTGGTCTGAGGAGTTGTTGTTGCATTGGTGACGGTGGAATTCACTGTGGTGACTTCGGGGCCCATTGTAGTGTTGGCTGTGCCCATTGTAGTGGTGCTGGTCCCCAtcgtggtggtgctggtgcccaTCGTAGTGGTGCTGGGGCCCATTGTAGTGGTGCTGGGGCCCATTGTAGTGGTGCTGGTCCCCAtcgtggtggtgctggtgcccaTCGTAGTGGTGCTGGGGCCCATTGTAGTGGTGCTGGTGCCCATTGTAGTGGTGCTGGTGCCCATTGTAGTGGTGCTGGTATCCATTGTAGTGGTGCTGGGGCCCATTGTAGTGGTGCTGGTGCCCattgtggtggtgctggtgcccatcgtggtggtgctggtgcccaTCGTAGTGGTGCTGGGGCCCATCGTAGTGGTGCTGGTGCCCattgtggtggtgctggtgcccaTTGTAGTGGTGCTGGGGCCCATTGTAGTGGTGCTGGGGCCCATTGTAGTGGTGCTGGGGCGCATTGTAGTGGTGCTGGGGCCCATTGTAGTGGTGCTGGGGCGCATTGTAGTGGTGCTGGGGCGCATTGTAGTGGTGCTGGGGCCCATTGTAGTGGTGCTGGGGCCCattgtggtggtgctggtgcccaTTGTGGTGGTGCTGGTACCCATTGTAGTGGTGCTGGGGCGCATTGTAGTGGTGCTGGTGCCCATTGTAGTGGTGCTGGTGCCCATCGTAGTGGTGCTGGTGCCCATCGTAGTGGTGCCCGTTGTAGTGGTGCTGGTCCCCAtcgtggtggtgctggtgcccgTTGTAGTGGTGCTGGTCCCCAtcgtggtggtgctggtgcccaTTGTAGTGGTGCTGGTCCCCAtcgtggtggtgctggtgcccaTTGTAGTGGTGCTGGGGCCCATTGTGGAGTTGTTAGTGCCTTCTAGAGTGGTGTTAGGCGTTGTGGTGGTGCTGGGGCGAGGGGTGGATTCGGCATTGGACTGCAGCGATAGAGCATACATAAGGTTAGATAGAAAGTCTTTACTAAGATAGATTTAACagtgcagcagatggagggtTAAAGAAATCAAAGCTAGTTTTTTCTGCTGCACAATCAGAACATCTTTTCAAAGTTTCCAAAGTTTCTTTTCAAAATCTAACTTGAGTGAGTGCAAATTTAAATGAGACTTTTTACATCAGCTACAAGCAACTcggaattaaaataaatataaaactgaaTCATAAAAATGACGTTTCATCATGTTCGAGTTAACAGCAAAAATGTACTGAACAGTCACATCACTCGCATTAGAATAGTAAGTGTTGAAATCCAACAATACCATTCTTAAATAGAATTCATAAATAGGGGATAAAATTCACACTTAAATGTATATCGCATTTAGAACTCATCATAAACATGAAAGTCCGTTGTAGCTCATTTGCTTTTTCtaattttagtttattttttttaaagtatgttGTAATAAATAATGTTGTAATGTTGATTTTTAGATAAATGCTAAACAAAATTCATATGTAGTTACCTTTGCCAGCAGCAACAGTGAACAAATTCCCAGGATCTTCATgttggagagagaagaggagctgaagcagagatGTTGAAATGTCCTGTTCTGTGTATGTTCTCTGGTTTTATCTTGGTCAACCTTCATCCACTTCTGGTGAAAGAACAAGGAAATTCTTGCTAAAATACGCAAGAAAAAAGGGGTGGAGGGAATTTATAATGTGCAATATACGCAGGTCTGGGAACAGGAAGCTGGTTCAGTTGGATTATAATAGCTGAAATTGGTCATTAATTTACCAGTAGTCAATAATAAATGCAAAATCAATGCTGCAATATATAGGTAGATAGATACCAGACACCAGAaaacagtggtggtgatagtagcaatcccaagtgatagcagcATCAGGAATAAGGAAGTTgggaagctggagaaataccaagggctgtaagaggagatagagagaatgtggattatgaaggcaacagtagtgattgggacactaggggcaatAGTCCCCAAGTGAAATATTCTGATCGGTTGCATCTTTCTATATGTTccatcatcatttatttatcttttctcTGGATCTGCATTGTGACAGCACAGTGCATTCAAAGCCCCTACGCCTACCTGGCAAAAAGACTAACCAACACCAAGGTAACGTGGAGGCGTCACCTTTTGTGCTCTAATTATTATAAGATTAGTGTCTGACTGGAAAAATCCTTCAATCTGCTCTCATTGACCAATTTCCAGTCTTTATCCAGATTTATCAGACAGAGGCAGTTGTTGCAATAACCAGGAAATCGTAAAATTGCAGCTGTTTCTTTCAATTTCCTCCTAGATTTGGCTTTGTGACAGAATTGCAAACGCTTCTTGCTTGTAAATCCAAACTACCGTCCATCTTTCAGAGCTCAGTGTTGCAGGGAATCATGGTGTCTCATAGTGAGGAAGACTTGCTGTGCATCCGAGTAGCCTATTTGAAGCTAACAGGTGCTTCCCTTTACACATCCCTACAGGTgggtcacacacaaacaggtggAAGATTTATCAGGAAATAACcacatgttgcatttcttttcttttcttatttttattgaaatgaGACTTTGAAAGAGCAGCGTGGCGTCATACAACTTTTATATTTGCATTCTGACAACAGAAGCAGTTCAAGGGAGACCATCTGCAGGCTCTGCTGGCCGTCTGCCGCTCAGAAGACTAAACAGAATAAATGTTGAAAGAACGTTTACGGAAGGccaagtatttattttttttcatttttttattttgcagcaATTCACTCAATGTTTGGTGCCAAATTGTATCATTTTTTTATGAGgcgattttacatttttagctCAACTTTTCATCTTTTCTAGACTTGTTAGAAATTCTCAAGTTGAGTAAAATGGATCTGAAATGTGAGTAAAAGCAAAAGTCAGCCATTAAGGTACGGCTCCAGTCTCCAGGTTCAAGGTGCAAGTTAAGGTTACAGTGAAATTATGAAAACAATTAATCTATTACTTATTAAATAgcttaaaaatgtgtgttgtaactgaaaacaacaaaaaaaagttgaatgaaatacaaataaattcattcattcaaattCTTGCATTCTTTCATTacaacatttgtttttctaacaaCGACATTTAATAGAAAATGTTGACGGGAAATTGCAAAACGTGCATATATTACTATAAAGTAGTGAGACATTGTACGCAGTACTTTTACAAACATATTTCACATTTCCTAGATGAGGTTCAGTTTcttaatttaaacattttaattactcCGCTTTAGTTAGATTACACATACCGGTATATAGCTGAGAATCAATCTGTATCTGCAAAGTCAGTCTCATTTGAGTTAATCTGATTCTTTCTACAACATTTTTGGAAGACAATCAAAGCACCCAGAGCACCGCAGACACAAGAGGGAACAGCAGCGAAGCTGTGAGGACTGAGCCTCCGTTACCCGGGGTGGTCTGAGGAGTTGTTGTTGCATTGGTGACGGTGGAATTCACTGTGGTGACTTCGGGGCCCATTGTAGTGTTGGCTGTGCCCATTGTGGTGGTCCTGGTGTCCATTGTAGTGCTGGCTGTGCCCATTGTGGTGGTCCTGGTGTCCATTGTAGTGCTGGCTGTGCCCATTGTGGTGGTCCTGGTGCCCATTGTGGGGTTGTTAGTGCCTTCTAGAGTGGTGTTAGGCGTTGTGGTGGTGCTGGGGCGAGGGGTGGATTCGGCATTGGACTGCAGCGATAGAGCATACATAAGGTTAGATAGAAAGTCTTTACTAAGATAGATTTAACagtgcagcagatggagggtTAAAGAAATCAAAGCTAGTTTTTTCTGCTGCACAATCAGAACATCTTTTCAAAGTTTCCAAAGTTTCTTTTCAAAATCTAACTTGAGTGAGTGCAAATTTAAATGAGACTTTTTACATCAGCTACAAGCAACTcggaattaaaataaatataaaactgaaTCATAAAAATGACGTTTCATCATGTTCGAGTTAACAGCAAAAATGTACTGAACAGTCACATCACTCGCATTAGAATAGTAAGTGTTGAAATCCAACAATACCATTCTTAAATAGAATTCATAAATAGGGGATAAAATTCACACTTAAATGTATATCGCATTTAGAACTCATCATAAACATGAAAGTCCGTTGTAGCTCATTTGCTTTTTCtaattttagtttattttttttaaagtatgttGTAATAAATAATGTTGTAATGTTGATTTTTAGATAAATGCTAAACAAAATTCATATGTAGTTACCTTTGCCAGCAGCAACAGTGAACAAATTCCCAGGATCTTCATgttggagagagaagaggagctgaagcagagatGTTGAAATGTCCTGTTCTGTGTATGTTCTCTGGTTTTATCTTGGTCAACCTTCATCCACTTCTGGTGAAAGAACAAGGAAATTCTTGCTAAAATACGCAAGAAAAAAGGGGTGGAGGGAATTTATAATGTGCAATATACGCAGGTCTGGGAACAGGAAGCTGGTTCAGTTGGATTATAATAGCTGAAATTGGTCATTAATTTACCAGTAGTCAATAATAAATGCAAAATCAATGCTGCAATATATAGGTAGATAGATACCAGACACCAGAaaacagtggtggtgatagtagcaatcccaagtgatagcagcATCAGGAATAAGGAAGTTgggaagctggagaaataccaagggctgtaagaggagatagagagaatgtggattatgaaggcaacagtagtgattgggacactaggggcaatAGTCCCCAAGTGAAATATTCTGATCGGTTGCATCTTTCTATATGTTccatcatcatttatttatcttttctcTGGATCTGCATTGTGACAGCACAGTGCATTCAAAGCCCCTACGCCTACCTGGCAAAAAGACTAACCAACACCAAGGTAACGTGGAGGCGTCACCTTTTGTGCTCTAATTATTATAAGATTAGTGTCTGAC from Takifugu rubripes chromosome 12, fTakRub1.2, whole genome shotgun sequence harbors:
- the anxa14 gene encoding annexin A2 isoform X1; the encoded protein is MDPEYFKSWNMSWGTLGTVRPFPNFHPERDAVELQAALEKKDTVTLVRILTNRSNAQRQVLAKTFEDITQKDLEGAVKKAVTGDLAALLLSLLMPPQEHDAYRFQQAMAGLGTDEETLIEILSMRSRKQLDDISAAYTFLYKKDLEKELRGETSGDFAKLVVALLHKECVTGSVQRDMETLLIAVNSKKADGKPWIDMLTSRDPEHLKKVLAELEVECGQNVDHIFEKRFSGDFRLGLKVLAQCIQSPYAYLAKRLTNTKSSVLQGIMVSHSEEDLLCIRVAYLKLTGASLYTSLQKQFKGDHLQALLAVCRSED
- the anxa14 gene encoding annexin A2 isoform X2; translation: MSWGTLGTVRPFPNFHPERDAVELQAALEKKDTVTLVRILTNRSNAQRQVLAKTFEDITQKDLEGAVKKAVTGDLAALLLSLLMPPQEHDAYRFQQAMAGLGTDEETLIEILSMRSRKQLDDISAAYTFLYKKDLEKELRGETSGDFAKLVVALLHKECVTGSVQRDMETLLIAVNSKKADGKPWIDMLTSRDPEHLKKVLAELEVECGQNVDHIFEKRFSGDFRLGLKVLAQCIQSPYAYLAKRLTNTKSSVLQGIMVSHSEEDLLCIRVAYLKLTGASLYTSLQKQFKGDHLQALLAVCRSED
- the LOC115251722 gene encoding mucin-5AC-like translates to MKVDQDKTREHTQNRTFQHLCFSSSSLSNMKILGICSLLLLAKSNAESTPRPSTTTTPNTTLEGTNNSTMGPSTTTMGTSTTTMGTSTTTMGTSTTTMGTSTTTTGTSTTTMGTSTTTTGTTTMGTSTTTMGTSTTTMGTSTTTMRPSTTTMGTSTTTMGTSTTTMGPSTTTMGPSTTTMRPSTTTMRPSTTTMGPSTTTMRPSTTTMGPSTTTMGPSTTTMGTSTTTMGTSTTTMGPSTTTMGTSTTTMGTSTTTMGTSTTTMGPSTTTMDTSTTTMGTSTTTMGTSTTTMGPSTTTMGTSTTTMGTSTTTMGPSTTTMGPSTTTMGTSTTTMGTSTTTMGTANTTMGPEVTTVNSTVTNATTTPQTTPGNGGSVLTASLLFPLLSAVLWVL